Proteins encoded together in one Undibacterium sp. CCC3.4 window:
- a CDS encoding S46 family peptidase has translation MKKILIPLALQVISSVAQADEGMWMPQQLPQVSAQLRAAGLQLDPATLTKLTEFPMGAIVSLGGCSASFVSPQGLVITNHHCVYGSVAHNSTPANNLLANGFLAHQLSEELPAAPGARIFVTKEVNKVSSKVIDAQVATLSGKARLDAIEKNSKALVAACEADVGHRCTVYPYYGGLDYYLIKQLEIRDVRLVHAPAEGIGKFGGDTDNWMWPRHTGDYGFYRAYVSKDGKAADYNKDNVPYLPQHFLKLAKDGLKEGDFVMALGYPGRTNRHRLPSEVAHTFSWSYPSYVSSSAEALAIIARETASDPDAKLKYASQVAGINNYYKNRQGMLESYANSDFLARKTSQHEALKSWVNSDATRRQTYGADIARIEQLISERDASEQRDFYLDRSFPRLLARAHDLYRLANESRQPDSARKAGYQVRDLPRIQASLDAIERSYVAKVDQALVFNNLKHYAAAPAAQHDAAFDAALGIQAGMSDAALSARLDRLYAASELNDPALRRAWLTKTPEQFRASHDPFIQTAVAMYAGHLKREAAEEELAGKIQQAYANYMQAKIAYMESQGQAIYPDANSTLRVTFGRVAGRGHGGADGMAWSAFTTLAGISAKATGSGEFNAPAAELAAIKAKDFGKYVDPYLKAVPVAYLATLDITGGNSGSAALNARGELIGLAFDGTLDSIISDWDYNPANTRSIQVDLRYILWVMKHVDHADALIREMGAE, from the coding sequence ATGAAAAAGATATTAATTCCTCTGGCCCTGCAAGTCATCAGCAGTGTTGCCCAAGCCGATGAAGGCATGTGGATGCCACAACAATTACCGCAAGTCAGCGCGCAATTGCGCGCCGCCGGTTTGCAGCTCGACCCCGCCACGCTCACCAAGCTGACTGAATTCCCTATGGGTGCCATCGTCAGCCTCGGCGGTTGTTCGGCCTCCTTCGTCTCACCGCAAGGTTTGGTGATCACCAATCATCATTGCGTCTATGGCAGCGTGGCGCACAATTCCACGCCGGCTAACAATTTGCTGGCCAATGGTTTTTTGGCACATCAATTGAGCGAAGAATTGCCAGCCGCGCCGGGCGCACGTATTTTCGTCACCAAAGAAGTTAATAAGGTCAGTAGCAAAGTCATCGATGCGCAGGTCGCCACACTGAGCGGCAAAGCCCGCCTCGATGCCATCGAAAAAAACAGCAAAGCCTTGGTGGCCGCGTGCGAAGCCGATGTTGGCCATCGCTGCACGGTCTACCCTTACTATGGTGGGCTCGACTATTATCTGATCAAGCAGCTGGAAATTCGCGATGTCCGTCTGGTCCATGCGCCGGCCGAAGGCATAGGTAAATTCGGTGGCGACACCGATAACTGGATGTGGCCGCGTCATACCGGCGACTATGGTTTTTATCGCGCCTACGTCAGCAAAGACGGCAAGGCCGCCGACTACAATAAAGACAACGTCCCTTACCTACCGCAGCACTTCCTGAAACTGGCCAAAGACGGCCTCAAAGAAGGCGATTTCGTGATGGCGCTGGGCTACCCGGGCCGCACCAATCGCCATCGCTTACCATCGGAAGTCGCGCATACCTTCAGTTGGAGCTATCCGAGCTATGTCAGTTCCTCGGCCGAAGCACTGGCCATCATCGCGCGCGAAACAGCCAGCGACCCCGATGCCAAGCTCAAGTATGCCAGCCAAGTTGCCGGCATCAATAATTACTATAAAAATCGCCAAGGCATGCTCGAGAGTTATGCCAACAGCGATTTCCTGGCCCGGAAAACCAGCCAACATGAAGCCCTCAAAAGCTGGGTCAACAGCGATGCCACGCGCCGCCAAACCTATGGTGCCGACATCGCCCGGATCGAGCAATTGATCAGCGAACGCGATGCCAGCGAGCAACGCGATTTTTACCTCGATCGCTCATTCCCACGCCTGCTCGCACGCGCGCATGACCTGTACCGCTTGGCCAATGAAAGCCGCCAACCCGACAGCGCACGCAAAGCCGGCTACCAAGTACGCGATTTACCGCGCATCCAAGCCTCGCTCGATGCAATCGAACGCAGCTATGTGGCCAAGGTCGATCAAGCCTTGGTGTTCAATAATTTGAAACACTACGCCGCCGCCCCGGCAGCGCAACACGATGCCGCTTTCGATGCCGCCCTCGGCATCCAAGCCGGTATGTCGGACGCCGCCCTGAGTGCGCGCCTCGATCGCTTGTATGCCGCCAGCGAGCTCAATGACCCGGCACTGCGCCGCGCCTGGCTCACTAAAACGCCGGAACAATTCCGCGCCAGCCACGACCCCTTCATCCAAACCGCCGTGGCCATGTATGCCGGCCATCTCAAACGCGAAGCTGCCGAGGAAGAACTGGCCGGGAAAATTCAGCAAGCCTATGCCAACTACATGCAAGCCAAAATCGCTTACATGGAAAGCCAAGGACAAGCCATTTACCCCGATGCCAACAGCACGCTGCGCGTCACCTTCGGCCGCGTGGCCGGACGCGGCCACGGCGGTGCCGATGGCATGGCTTGGTCGGCCTTCACGACGCTGGCCGGCATCAGCGCCAAAGCCACCGGCAGCGGCGAATTCAATGCCCCGGCCGCGGAATTGGCCGCCATCAAAGCCAAAGACTTTGGCAAGTATGTCGACCCTTACCTGAAAGCAGTACCGGTCGCGTATCTGGCCACGCTCGATATCACCGGCGGCAATTCCGGTTCAGCGGCCTTGAATGCGCGCGGTGAACTGATCGGCCTGGCCTTCGACGGCACGCTCGATTCCATCATCTCCGACTGGGATTACAACCCGGCCAATACACGTTCGATTCAAGTCGATCTGCGTTACATTTTATGGGTCATGAAACATGTCGACCACGCCGATGCGCTGATTCGTGAAATGGGCGCTGAGTAA
- a CDS encoding sensor histidine kinase translates to MSALLAEFLRPTPSFWRSLQTLNISRIIVALCLLFLLNLRSGREVWAFAHMAARDICFFYLFSSIGYTVLKLLHTRHFIIQLFSQIALDIIVIASLYLASGGAKGGLSILFLFPLAGVAILSPLVWAFFFCSLVSLLLLIVALYQSFEFDDGNLLSQAGLFGASYFAVIYVVNRLASNLIRQEQLADQRGAELAVQQEINRVVIADMGDGILVLDQGGAMFEINPAAERMLGGNLHQQMVGVKLLDVPALRPMVDALTDLKTAGMAGAAGRISFVSISCSPDEAKASLRSGLTLPGTAGRPEHVQFVTHLKLRFIGVAELGKRVDVGTGHIIIFMQDVSDIENQAQQLKLASMGRLTASIAHEVRNPLSSISYAAALLGEDIAQLPTPQLQAMRLLKIIDDNVARLNQLIEDILRLSRKARNDVAPYWLMQVVRECVDDFIETKQVSVALVQIGSAADFQVNFDPGHLFEIVANLLSNALRYASGKPGSICLYATVNASGRQELHIQDDGPTISYDVRAHLFEPFYTTSRMGTGLGLYMARELCLNNQALLDYEYRVDSDKLEPSGRFVITFSGMNA, encoded by the coding sequence ATGTCGGCTCTGTTGGCGGAGTTTTTGCGGCCGACGCCATCGTTCTGGCGTTCGCTGCAAACCCTCAATATCTCGCGCATCATCGTAGCATTGTGCCTATTGTTTTTGTTGAATTTGCGCAGCGGTCGGGAAGTCTGGGCGTTTGCTCATATGGCCGCTCGCGACATCTGTTTTTTTTACTTATTCAGCAGTATCGGCTATACCGTCCTCAAATTGCTGCATACGCGGCATTTCATTATCCAGCTCTTCAGTCAGATCGCCCTCGATATTATCGTCATCGCTTCGCTGTATCTGGCTTCCGGCGGTGCCAAAGGCGGTTTGAGCATTTTGTTTTTATTTCCACTGGCTGGGGTGGCGATCTTATCGCCCTTGGTCTGGGCCTTCTTTTTTTGTTCCCTCGTCAGCCTGCTGTTATTGATCGTCGCGCTGTATCAGTCGTTTGAATTCGATGACGGCAATCTGCTGTCGCAAGCCGGTTTGTTCGGCGCTTCATATTTTGCTGTTATCTACGTGGTCAATCGTTTGGCCAGTAATTTGATACGCCAGGAACAATTGGCCGATCAGCGCGGTGCCGAATTGGCAGTACAGCAGGAAATTAACCGAGTGGTGATCGCCGATATGGGCGATGGTATTTTGGTGCTCGATCAGGGTGGTGCCATGTTCGAAATCAATCCGGCTGCCGAGCGCATGCTGGGGGGGAATTTGCACCAGCAAATGGTTGGGGTCAAGTTGCTCGATGTGCCGGCTTTGCGGCCGATGGTCGATGCACTCACTGATCTCAAAACTGCAGGTATGGCGGGAGCGGCTGGCCGGATATCTTTTGTGTCGATTTCGTGTTCCCCGGATGAAGCGAAAGCTTCACTGCGTTCCGGTCTGACTCTGCCTGGCACGGCCGGGCGCCCCGAGCATGTGCAATTTGTTACGCATCTCAAATTACGCTTCATCGGCGTCGCCGAGCTTGGCAAGCGTGTCGATGTCGGCACTGGCCATATTATTATATTCATGCAGGATGTGTCGGATATTGAAAATCAGGCACAGCAATTGAAATTGGCATCGATGGGCCGGCTGACGGCCAGCATTGCGCATGAAGTCAGAAACCCCTTATCATCGATCTCGTATGCTGCGGCACTGCTCGGCGAGGATATCGCCCAACTGCCGACGCCGCAGTTGCAGGCCATGCGCTTGCTTAAAATTATCGATGACAATGTGGCACGTTTAAATCAATTGATCGAAGATATACTGAGGTTGTCGCGCAAAGCACGCAATGATGTCGCACCCTACTGGCTCATGCAAGTGGTGCGCGAATGTGTCGACGATTTCATCGAAACCAAGCAGGTATCGGTGGCCTTGGTTCAGATCGGCAGCGCGGCGGATTTTCAAGTTAATTTTGATCCCGGACATTTATTCGAGATCGTCGCCAATCTGTTGTCGAATGCGCTACGCTATGCCAGCGGCAAACCAGGCAGCATCTGCCTGTATGCCACGGTCAACGCCAGCGGACGCCAAGAGTTACATATTCAAGACGACGGCCCGACCATCAGCTATGATGTACGGGCGCATTTATTCGAGCCTTTTTACACTACCTCGCGCATGGGTACCGGTTTGGGCTTGTATATGGCACGTGAATTATGTCTCAATAATCAGGCACTGCTGGACTACGAATACAGGGTTGACTCGGACAAGCTTGAGCCGAGCGGGCGGTTTGTCATCACTTTTTCGGGAATGAACGCATGA
- a CDS encoding RimK family alpha-L-glutamate ligase, producing MNDPMTDMAGQAFSPLIGVAPLLRRAFAKQDMQALGMALLKRAEEHIDDAHALMDCSVYLQITGHHDLALAMQAQAIKTQPLYHFPATQDGPGLRLLVIMGPGDLMANTPIEFLLEESDVSFDILYLTRDAAWPDIVPEHDVMMVAMAESESNQALLAQLAQLTATWPRPVINLPQYIAKLTRDGVCATLADCAGIDMPRTVRAKRATLLSLAANELTLSQLLPGDDFPLIIRPLGSHAGTNLDKVDDRAQLAGYLSRVDAADFYLSRFVDYRSADGWFRKYRIALIEGRPFLCHMAVSKHWMIHYLNAGMNEDGNKREQEALCMAQFDEDFAVTHAAALKLIDQRMGLPYIGIDCAVSASGDLLIFEVDNAMVVHAMDPLDMYEYKQAVMKKLFRAFRAMLGNASRQPAPNTIAIQ from the coding sequence ATGAATGACCCAATGACCGACATGGCCGGACAAGCTTTCTCACCCTTGATCGGGGTAGCCCCGCTGCTGCGGCGCGCGTTTGCCAAACAAGATATGCAAGCACTCGGGATGGCGCTGCTCAAGCGTGCCGAAGAACATATCGATGATGCCCATGCTTTGATGGATTGCTCGGTCTATTTGCAAATCACCGGCCACCACGATCTGGCTTTGGCCATGCAAGCCCAAGCCATCAAAACCCAGCCGCTCTATCATTTTCCCGCCACCCAAGACGGCCCCGGTTTGCGCCTGTTGGTGATCATGGGGCCGGGCGATTTGATGGCCAATACGCCGATTGAATTTTTGCTGGAAGAATCCGATGTCAGTTTCGATATTCTCTACCTGACACGTGATGCGGCCTGGCCCGACATCGTTCCCGAGCATGATGTGATGATGGTGGCGATGGCTGAATCAGAAAGCAACCAAGCCTTGCTGGCACAATTGGCACAACTGACCGCCACCTGGCCGCGTCCAGTCATCAATTTACCGCAATACATCGCCAAATTGACGCGCGACGGTGTCTGCGCGACACTCGCCGATTGCGCCGGCATCGATATGCCGCGCACCGTGCGAGCCAAGCGTGCCACTTTGCTATCGCTGGCCGCCAACGAACTCACGCTCAGCCAACTCTTACCCGGCGATGATTTTCCACTCATCATCCGACCACTGGGCTCGCATGCCGGAACCAATCTCGACAAGGTAGACGACCGCGCCCAACTGGCCGGCTATCTGAGCCGCGTCGACGCCGCCGACTTTTACTTATCGCGCTTTGTCGACTATCGCAGCGCCGACGGCTGGTTCCGCAAATACCGCATCGCCCTCATCGAAGGCCGTCCCTTCCTGTGCCACATGGCAGTGTCCAAACATTGGATGATTCACTATCTCAATGCCGGCATGAATGAGGATGGCAATAAGCGCGAGCAAGAAGCCCTGTGCATGGCGCAGTTTGATGAAGACTTCGCCGTCACCCATGCCGCCGCCCTGAAATTGATCGATCAACGCATGGGCTTACCCTACATCGGCATCGATTGCGCCGTCAGCGCCAGCGGCGACTTACTCATCTTTGAAGTCGACAATGCCATGGTGGTGCATGCGATGGATCCGCTCGATATGTACGA
- a CDS encoding sigma-54 dependent transcriptional regulator, producing MSMIGTTNCPRILVVDDEAHLRELLEITLIKMGLDVDSAATVGAARVFLAKNTYALVLTDMRLPDGHGMELVDEVNALYKNTPIAVITAFGSADNAVVALKAGAFDYVSKPVALEHLRKLVRSALELHTAVATPAPSNPVAASFLIGQSAGMQQVRAQIVRLARSMAPVIITGESGSGKELAAREIHGSSARAAQAFIAVNCGAIPEMLMEAEFFGYRKGAFTGATEDREGFFQAANGGTLMLDEVADLPLAMQVKLLRAIQQRSIRKVGATAEEAVDVRIISATHQDLASCVTQGRFRQDLYYRLNVIELHLPPLRERLEDVGELAAAILGKFGGSEVAISAAALQRLGTYGFPGNVRELENILERAIAFADDACIEVDDLVLRTVAPAGLENLFCAPTLPCMLPDFLSNLEREMIRRALVQTNHNRTQAADLLGVSFRQLRYQIQKLKIDE from the coding sequence ATGAGCATGATTGGCACCACAAACTGCCCGCGTATTTTGGTGGTGGATGATGAGGCGCATCTGCGCGAACTGCTGGAAATTACTCTCATCAAGATGGGGCTCGACGTCGACAGCGCCGCAACGGTCGGCGCGGCGCGTGTGTTTCTGGCCAAAAATACTTATGCGCTGGTATTGACTGATATGCGTTTGCCCGATGGGCACGGCATGGAATTGGTCGATGAGGTCAATGCGCTGTATAAAAACACGCCGATCGCCGTGATTACCGCCTTCGGCAGCGCCGACAATGCCGTTGTGGCGCTCAAGGCCGGGGCCTTCGATTACGTCTCCAAACCGGTAGCATTGGAACATTTGCGCAAGCTGGTACGTTCGGCGCTGGAACTGCACACCGCGGTAGCGACGCCGGCACCAAGTAATCCGGTTGCCGCTTCATTTTTGATCGGCCAATCGGCCGGCATGCAGCAAGTTCGCGCGCAGATCGTGCGGCTGGCACGCAGCATGGCACCGGTCATCATTACCGGCGAATCGGGCAGCGGCAAGGAACTGGCAGCGCGAGAAATTCATGGCAGCAGCGCGCGCGCGGCGCAAGCTTTCATCGCCGTCAATTGCGGTGCGATTCCGGAAATGCTGATGGAAGCAGAATTTTTCGGCTACCGCAAAGGCGCGTTCACGGGAGCCACGGAAGACCGCGAAGGGTTTTTTCAAGCGGCTAACGGCGGCACCTTGATGCTCGATGAAGTGGCCGATTTACCGTTGGCGATGCAAGTCAAATTATTACGCGCGATACAGCAGCGCAGCATACGTAAGGTCGGCGCGACGGCCGAAGAAGCGGTCGATGTGCGTATCATCAGCGCCACCCATCAGGATTTGGCCAGTTGCGTTACCCAAGGGCGCTTTCGCCAAGATTTGTATTACCGTCTCAATGTGATCGAGCTGCATCTGCCGCCTTTACGCGAGCGCCTGGAAGATGTGGGCGAATTGGCTGCTGCCATCTTAGGTAAGTTCGGCGGCAGCGAGGTGGCGATTTCCGCTGCGGCCTTACAGCGCCTGGGCACCTACGGATTCCCGGGTAATGTGCGCGAGTTGGAAAATATTCTGGAACGGGCGATTGCTTTTGCCGATGATGCCTGCATCGAGGTCGATGATCTGGTGTTGCGGACGGTCGCGCCGGCCGGGTTGGAAAATCTGTTCTGTGCGCCGACTTTACCCTGCATGTTACCGGATTTTTTAAGCAATTTGGAACGCGAGATGATACGCCGCGCCTTGGTACAAACCAATCATAACCGCACTCAAGCGGCCGATTTACTCGGTGTCAGTTTCCGGCAGTTGCGCTATCAAATACAAAAACTCAAAATTGACGAGTAA
- a CDS encoding pyridoxal phosphate-dependent decarboxylase family protein codes for MDTLPKARHTDPDCSTSLDPDDWGALRAQGHLMLDDMFDYLEHLRTRPVWQAIPTAVRAGFSQALPTQPHSVAETHSTFMHDILPYAAGNTHPGFMGWVQGGGTPVGMLAEMLAAGLNANLGGRDQMPLEVERQIVHWMRELFSFPASASGIFVTGTSMANLMSVLIARTTALGTAVRQDGLHAAARQLCAYTSVEAHGCIAQAIDLAGIGSRFLRRIPSDAAHRIDTAALTAAIAADRAAGLQPFLIVGTAGSVDVGAIDPLQELAAIAAREKIWFHIDGAYAALGMLAPSIAPLLSGIQSADSIAFDFHKWGQVPYDAGFLLVRDGGIHQAAFAAPAAYLRREVRGLAGGSPWPCDFGPDLSRGFRALKTWFTIQVYGTEKLGQMIAHTCELAQYLKQQIGQSSELELLAPVSLNIVCFRYRCRDADQVNRDIVADLHESGLAAPSSTTILGQVAIRAAIVNHRSTRVDIDRLLKAVLAFGAARSN; via the coding sequence ATGGATACGCTGCCTAAGGCTAGACACACCGACCCGGACTGCTCCACCAGCCTCGATCCGGATGACTGGGGCGCTTTGCGTGCACAAGGCCATCTGATGCTCGATGATATGTTCGATTACCTTGAACACCTACGCACGCGCCCAGTGTGGCAAGCGATTCCGACGGCAGTACGTGCCGGTTTTTCACAAGCACTGCCGACGCAGCCGCACAGCGTGGCCGAGACCCACAGCACATTCATGCACGATATCTTGCCTTACGCGGCAGGGAATACCCATCCCGGTTTCATGGGTTGGGTGCAGGGTGGCGGCACACCGGTCGGCATGTTAGCCGAAATGCTGGCGGCCGGTCTGAATGCCAATCTCGGTGGGCGCGATCAAATGCCGCTCGAAGTGGAGCGCCAAATCGTCCACTGGATGCGCGAATTATTCAGCTTCCCAGCCAGCGCCAGCGGTATTTTCGTCACCGGCACCTCGATGGCGAACCTGATGAGTGTGCTCATCGCCCGTACCACTGCGCTCGGCACCGCCGTCCGCCAAGATGGCTTACATGCGGCAGCGCGCCAGTTGTGCGCGTATACCTCAGTGGAAGCGCATGGTTGCATCGCCCAAGCCATCGATCTGGCCGGTATCGGCAGCCGCTTTTTGCGCCGTATTCCCAGCGATGCCGCGCATCGCATCGATACGGCAGCACTGACTGCCGCCATCGCCGCCGACCGCGCCGCCGGACTGCAACCCTTCCTCATCGTCGGCACCGCCGGCAGTGTTGATGTCGGTGCCATCGACCCCTTGCAGGAACTGGCCGCGATCGCTGCGCGTGAAAAAATCTGGTTTCACATCGACGGTGCCTATGCGGCGCTGGGTATGCTGGCACCGAGTATCGCCCCACTGCTGAGCGGAATACAAAGCGCCGATTCGATCGCCTTTGATTTCCATAAATGGGGTCAAGTACCGTATGACGCCGGCTTCTTGTTAGTTCGTGATGGCGGCATCCACCAAGCCGCCTTCGCCGCACCGGCCGCCTATCTGCGCCGCGAAGTGCGCGGCTTGGCCGGCGGTTCGCCCTGGCCTTGCGACTTCGGCCCCGACCTGTCGCGCGGCTTTCGCGCCCTCAAAACTTGGTTCACCATCCAAGTGTATGGCACAGAAAAGCTCGGCCAGATGATTGCGCATACCTGTGAGCTGGCACAGTACCTGAAACAACAGATCGGCCAATCCAGCGAGTTGGAATTGCTGGCACCGGTCAGCCTCAATATCGTATGTTTTCGCTACCGCTGCCGCGATGCCGATCAGGTCAATCGCGACATCGTCGCCGATTTGCACGAGTCCGGGCTAGCCGCTCCATCGAGCACGACGATACTGGGGCAAGTAGCGATCCGCGCGGCCATCGTCAATCACCGCAGCACGCGGGTCGATATCGATCGGCTGCTCAAGGCGGTACTGGCATTCGGTGCCGCTCGCAGCAACTGA
- a CDS encoding cytochrome C assembly family protein has product MQIYSALLAAGSYLALLFIPASRPRLVLGLSLCAWLLHGSSLVLNVFADSALRIGFAAMLSSALWITVAVYLLENRNFSLVAMKWLIFPPAIVFVVLPVFFPGQLISLSGKTWMFPWHVAVALLAYSTLTIAAFHAVIMRLQDKHLHKLRVRPLPVWLVAVIDTLPALLTMEKILFRLIFLGFCLLTLTVLTGVVFSEQFLGVAFKWDHKTILSLLSWLLFAILLAGRHWRGWRGKTVLSFTLTGFLSLLLAYVGSRFVLEVLLHRSLV; this is encoded by the coding sequence ATGCAAATTTATTCAGCGCTTTTGGCTGCCGGATCGTATCTGGCCTTGCTTTTCATTCCTGCTTCGCGGCCTCGCTTGGTACTCGGGCTGAGCCTGTGCGCGTGGTTGCTGCACGGAAGCTCTCTGGTTTTGAATGTGTTTGCCGACAGCGCCTTGCGCATTGGCTTTGCCGCGATGTTGTCGTCGGCGCTATGGATCACGGTCGCCGTGTATTTGCTGGAAAACCGTAATTTCTCTTTGGTGGCGATGAAGTGGCTGATCTTTCCGCCGGCAATCGTGTTTGTCGTCTTGCCGGTGTTTTTCCCCGGACAACTGATCTCGCTCAGCGGTAAAACCTGGATGTTTCCTTGGCATGTAGCGGTGGCCTTGCTGGCTTACAGTACCTTAACCATCGCCGCCTTTCACGCCGTTATCATGCGCCTGCAAGATAAGCACTTGCATAAATTGCGCGTGCGCCCGCTGCCGGTTTGGCTCGTTGCGGTGATCGATACCTTGCCGGCGCTGCTGACCATGGAAAAAATTTTGTTTCGTTTGATTTTCCTCGGATTTTGTTTGCTGACGTTGACGGTACTGACCGGCGTCGTATTTTCCGAGCAATTTCTTGGCGTTGCCTTCAAGTGGGACCATAAAACTATCTTGTCCTTATTGTCTTGGCTGCTGTTTGCTATTCTGTTGGCAGGTCGGCACTGGCGTGGTTGGCGCGGTAAGACTGTACTCAGTTTTACGCTAACCGGCTTTCTGAGTTTGCTGCTGGCGTATGTGGGAAGTCGTTTTGTTTTGGAAGTATTGCTGCACAGGAGTTTGGTATGA
- a CDS encoding PP0621 family protein, with amino-acid sequence MRLLVWLALAFLVILALRKKGRGKPEADPVQAAPAPPVGRPAAGAEAEDMVCCAHCHIYLPTSEAVFRHQETYCSSAHAELH; translated from the coding sequence ATGAGATTATTGGTTTGGTTGGCCTTGGCCTTCCTGGTGATTTTAGCGTTGCGCAAAAAAGGTCGTGGTAAGCCTGAAGCCGACCCGGTTCAAGCAGCGCCTGCGCCGCCGGTCGGTCGGCCAGCGGCTGGGGCCGAGGCCGAGGATATGGTGTGCTGCGCGCATTGCCATATTTATTTGCCGACTTCGGAAGCCGTGTTTCGTCATCAAGAAACTTACTGTTCATCGGCGCATGCCGAACTGCATTGA